From Pseudomonas hefeiensis, one genomic window encodes:
- a CDS encoding alpha/beta hydrolase — protein sequence MMGILFKWLSAMLLIGVSFAHAEPVTLDGTEQWMMKSAQGRDYRIMISLPEGDVPFTGGYPVIYLLDGNAYFPAFHAAKRAQDRLRGSILVAIGYPSDTPLDFVRRAFDLSPPVPQERNNPPQGGQDLFLDFIEQRLMPRVNERFKVDQDQRSLVGHSFGGMFGVYALFTRPALFQHVVAVSPSLWWLDRYLLAPERAFTERAHAGQVDLTHSSLTLLLGERDMVQEIQDARALQLRLQALSQYGLRSDFQIEPGEDHMSVPFRVPTRVLDELLSTRRF from the coding sequence ATGATGGGTATTTTGTTCAAGTGGTTGAGTGCCATGCTGTTGATTGGTGTCTCGTTCGCCCATGCAGAGCCGGTGACACTGGATGGCACCGAGCAGTGGATGATGAAAAGCGCGCAGGGGCGTGATTACCGCATCATGATCAGCCTGCCTGAAGGTGATGTGCCTTTCACCGGCGGTTATCCGGTGATCTACCTGCTTGACGGCAACGCCTATTTCCCGGCTTTCCATGCCGCCAAGCGCGCGCAGGATCGGCTGCGTGGTTCGATTCTGGTCGCCATTGGCTACCCGAGCGACACACCGCTGGATTTCGTGCGTCGCGCCTTCGACTTGTCGCCTCCCGTGCCGCAGGAGCGCAACAATCCACCACAAGGTGGCCAGGATCTGTTCCTCGACTTCATCGAGCAGCGCCTGATGCCGAGGGTGAACGAGCGCTTCAAGGTCGATCAGGATCAGCGCAGTTTGGTCGGGCATTCTTTCGGTGGCATGTTCGGTGTCTACGCGCTGTTCACCCGTCCGGCGCTATTCCAGCATGTTGTGGCGGTGAGCCCGAGCCTGTGGTGGCTTGACCGTTACCTGTTGGCGCCCGAGCGCGCCTTCACAGAGCGTGCACATGCCGGGCAAGTGGACCTGACCCACAGCAGCCTGACGTTGCTGTTGGGCGAGCGCGATATGGTCCAGGAAATCCAGGACGCCCGAGCCTTGCAGTTACGCCTGCAGGCGCTATCGCAGTATGGGCTGCGTAGCGATTTCCAGATCGAACCGGGCGAGGATCACATGTCGGTGCCGTTTCGTGTCCCCACGCGGGTGCTCGATGAGTTACTCAGTACCAGGCGTTTCTGA
- a CDS encoding tRNA (adenine(22)-N(1))-methyltransferase, with protein sequence MNEQTLSWRLERVAAHVPAGARLADIGSDHGYLPVALMRRGVIAAAVAGEVALTPFRSAERTVRENGFTRQVIVRLADGLAAIEPEDGITAVSLCGMGGETIRDILAGGKARLNGQERLILQPNGGEQPLRQWLMENGYRICFEEVLRENRFYYEIIVAERAGPVMYTAQELYFGPLQMRARSPAFLAKWQRMLRLKQRTLTHFARARQAVPEQKMQDIAVQTRWITELLA encoded by the coding sequence TTGAACGAACAGACATTGTCCTGGCGCCTGGAGCGTGTGGCCGCGCATGTTCCGGCAGGTGCGCGCCTGGCCGATATCGGCTCGGATCACGGCTACCTGCCGGTGGCGTTGATGCGCCGTGGTGTGATTGCGGCGGCGGTGGCTGGGGAGGTGGCGTTGACCCCGTTTCGTTCGGCCGAACGCACTGTGCGCGAGAACGGTTTTACCCGGCAGGTCATTGTGCGCCTGGCTGACGGCCTGGCGGCGATCGAGCCGGAAGACGGGATCACGGCAGTCAGCCTGTGCGGCATGGGCGGCGAGACGATCCGCGACATTCTCGCCGGCGGCAAGGCACGCCTGAACGGCCAGGAACGGTTGATCCTGCAGCCCAACGGCGGCGAGCAGCCACTGCGTCAATGGCTGATGGAAAATGGTTATCGCATCTGCTTTGAAGAAGTGCTGCGGGAAAACCGCTTCTACTATGAAATCATCGTCGCCGAGCGCGCCGGGCCGGTGATGTACACCGCGCAGGAGTTGTACTTCGGACCATTGCAGATGCGAGCCCGCAGCCCGGCGTTCCTGGCCAAGTGGCAACGCATGCTGCGCCTCAAGCAACGGACCCTGACTCACTTCGCCCGGGCGCGACAAGCCGTGCCTGAGCAGAAAATGCAGGACATCGCTGTGCAAACCCGGTGGATCACCGAGCTGCTGGCTTGA
- a CDS encoding OPT family oligopeptide transporter, whose translation MHPTSPTIALDYPVERELSLRAVGTGIVIGILLTPSNVYAGLKIGWSFNMSIIALLIGYGIWQGLAKRSNAQLPWTLHESNINQTVASAAASIISGGLVAPIPAYTLLTGQQLDVIPMIAWVFSVSFLGVWIAWYLRPSLLNDKALKFPEGMATLETLLHIYNHGHEAAKRLKVLLSAALLSGLVKWVDTFMWAFPRWSPTPQLERLTFTADPSLLLLGFGGIIGIRVGLTLLLGALLAWGGLAPWLLEQGLVQLPPGSSGPQFAALVEWLLWPGVSLMVCSTLTSLAIRLWALHTSTKASGGATWVVPKTGPAAGFLVAIVLVVSLQALLFGINPWMALLTIPLAICLAAVAARVVGATGIAPIGAIGQLSQLSFGIVAPGQVPINLMSANTAGGSAGQCTDLMNDFKVGRAIGATPHKQLIAQTLGIFVGSIVGVLAYLALIPDPQSMLLTQEWPAPAVATWKAVAQTLTLGLDSLSASIRWAVIIGAVAGLLLGILDSVLPAHRARYLPSTAALGLAFVLPASVSLMMALGAVLTWLVSCRWPSLTERFAITAAAGLIAGESITGVGASLWQMVGNW comes from the coding sequence ATGCACCCAACCTCGCCAACAATCGCCCTGGATTACCCTGTCGAACGTGAGCTCAGCCTGCGAGCGGTCGGTACGGGAATCGTGATCGGTATCCTGTTGACGCCTTCCAACGTGTACGCCGGTCTCAAGATCGGCTGGTCGTTCAACATGTCGATCATTGCCTTGCTGATCGGCTATGGCATCTGGCAAGGCCTGGCCAAGCGCTCCAACGCGCAACTGCCCTGGACGCTGCACGAAAGCAACATCAACCAGACCGTGGCCTCAGCCGCTGCGTCAATCATTTCCGGTGGGCTGGTTGCGCCCATCCCGGCCTACACCTTGCTCACTGGTCAACAGTTGGACGTCATCCCGATGATCGCCTGGGTGTTCTCAGTGAGCTTCCTGGGGGTGTGGATCGCCTGGTACCTGCGACCCTCGCTGCTCAATGACAAAGCGCTGAAATTCCCCGAGGGCATGGCGACCCTGGAAACCCTTCTGCACATCTACAACCACGGCCACGAAGCGGCGAAGCGCTTGAAGGTGCTGCTTAGCGCCGCGCTACTGTCCGGGCTGGTCAAATGGGTCGATACCTTCATGTGGGCCTTCCCGCGCTGGTCGCCGACCCCGCAGCTGGAACGCCTGACGTTTACCGCTGACCCTTCGCTGTTGTTGTTAGGTTTTGGCGGGATCATCGGGATTCGTGTCGGCCTGACCCTGCTGCTCGGCGCCTTGCTGGCATGGGGCGGGTTGGCGCCGTGGCTGCTGGAGCAAGGCCTGGTACAGCTGCCGCCGGGCAGCAGCGGTCCGCAGTTCGCGGCGCTGGTGGAGTGGCTGCTGTGGCCGGGCGTGAGTCTGATGGTCTGCTCGACCCTGACCTCTCTGGCGATTCGCTTGTGGGCTTTGCATACGTCCACCAAGGCGAGCGGCGGGGCGACCTGGGTGGTGCCCAAGACCGGACCTGCCGCCGGTTTCCTGGTGGCAATCGTCTTGGTGGTGAGCCTGCAAGCGCTGTTGTTTGGCATCAACCCCTGGATGGCGTTGTTGACCATTCCCTTGGCGATCTGCCTGGCGGCCGTGGCCGCCCGGGTGGTCGGCGCCACGGGCATTGCGCCCATCGGTGCGATCGGGCAGTTGTCCCAGCTGAGTTTTGGCATCGTCGCCCCGGGGCAGGTGCCGATCAACTTGATGAGCGCCAACACCGCGGGCGGTTCGGCGGGTCAATGCACGGACTTGATGAACGACTTCAAGGTGGGCCGGGCGATTGGCGCCACACCGCACAAGCAGTTGATCGCGCAAACCCTGGGGATTTTCGTCGGAAGCATCGTTGGGGTGTTGGCCTACCTGGCGCTGATCCCGGACCCACAATCGATGTTGCTCACCCAAGAGTGGCCGGCCCCGGCGGTGGCCACCTGGAAAGCCGTGGCGCAGACCCTGACCCTGGGGCTGGACTCACTGTCAGCGAGCATTCGTTGGGCGGTCATCATCGGTGCCGTGGCCGGCTTGCTGTTGGGGATCCTCGACAGCGTATTACCCGCGCACCGGGCACGTTACTTGCCCAGCACGGCAGCTTTGGGCCTGGCGTTCGTCTTGCCGGCCTCGGTGTCGCTGATGATGGCCCTCGGCGCGGTACTCACCTGGCTGGTGAGCTGCCGCTGGCCGAGCCTTACAGAACGCTTTGCCATTACTGCGGCGGCGGGGTTGATTGCCGGGGAGAGCATTACCGGGGTGGGAGCATCGTTGTGGCAAATGGTTGGGAATTGGTGA
- a CDS encoding cation:proton antiporter: MLDIIAIFLCITAVLAYFNRRYVGLPPAIGVMGIALGLSLLNMASDALGFHSLHTLEQSLVESIDFSELLMEGMLSLLLFAGALHVDLSQLRAYRWQVASLAVVGTTVSTLLIGFGLWWLLSFSALELPLAYCLVFGALISPTDPIAVMGILKSAGAPSSVELVISGESLFNDGVSVVLFSLILAMIASGDAPSVTGVSRLLLEEAGGGALLGAVVGYVTFRMLKSIDSYQEEVLITLAAVLGGYALATHLHVSGPLAMVVMGLIVGNHGRSYAMSEQTEKNLDMFWELIDEILNAVLFVLIGLEVILIHFTRPLIVTGLMVIVLTLFSRLLTVGVPIAVLGRRFRLPEGSWSVLTWGGLRGGISVALALSLPPGDARDVVVGMTYLVVVFSILIQGMTIGKLVKRVIPCSGG, from the coding sequence ATGCTAGACATTATTGCGATATTCCTCTGTATCACCGCAGTACTCGCTTACTTCAATCGGCGCTACGTAGGGCTACCCCCGGCCATCGGTGTGATGGGCATCGCCTTGGGCTTATCGTTATTGAACATGGCCTCCGATGCGCTGGGCTTTCACTCTCTGCACACGCTTGAGCAATCACTGGTGGAGTCCATCGACTTCTCCGAGTTGCTGATGGAGGGCATGCTGTCATTGCTGCTGTTCGCGGGGGCCCTGCACGTCGACTTGTCACAACTGCGCGCCTATCGATGGCAGGTGGCGTCCCTGGCAGTGGTCGGTACGACGGTGTCGACGCTGCTCATCGGCTTCGGGCTGTGGTGGTTGTTGTCTTTTTCCGCCCTGGAGTTACCGCTTGCCTACTGCCTGGTGTTCGGTGCGCTGATTTCACCCACCGACCCGATTGCGGTCATGGGTATTCTGAAATCCGCCGGTGCTCCGAGTAGCGTGGAACTGGTGATTTCCGGAGAATCGCTGTTTAACGACGGTGTCAGCGTTGTGCTGTTTTCGCTGATTCTGGCGATGATCGCCAGTGGCGATGCGCCCTCCGTTACAGGCGTTTCGCGGCTCTTGCTGGAGGAGGCGGGTGGCGGTGCGCTTCTAGGAGCGGTCGTTGGGTATGTCACGTTCCGTATGCTCAAGAGTATCGACAGCTATCAGGAGGAAGTGCTCATCACCTTGGCCGCCGTGCTCGGCGGCTATGCCCTGGCCACTCATTTGCACGTGTCCGGCCCGCTGGCGATGGTGGTGATGGGGTTGATTGTCGGTAATCACGGACGCTCTTATGCCATGTCTGAGCAGACCGAGAAAAACCTGGACATGTTCTGGGAGTTGATTGACGAAATACTCAACGCGGTCCTGTTTGTGCTGATCGGTCTGGAAGTGATTCTGATCCACTTCACCCGTCCACTCATTGTCACGGGATTGATGGTGATCGTGCTGACCTTGTTCTCGCGTCTGTTGACGGTAGGCGTTCCGATAGCGGTCCTGGGGCGGCGTTTCCGGTTACCTGAAGGCTCCTGGAGTGTGCTGACGTGGGGTGGGCTGCGCGGCGGGATATCGGTGGCCCTGGCGTTGTCGTTGCCGCCGGGGGATGCTCGCGATGTTGTGGTGGGTATGACCTACCTGGTCGTGGTGTTTTCGATTCTGATCCAGGGTATGACCATAGGTAAACTGGTCAAGCGCGTGATCCCTTGCTCGGGCGGATAG
- a CDS encoding MFS transporter yields the protein MIPSRAIDVAALIEGRKLSSFNYLIICVSVLITFLDGFDLLMLSHTAAYMAEEIGLDKLQLGNIFSIGLFGMMLGGFFFGYLGDRIGRRPTIILSTSAFGLMTLLFTLADSYASLLILRFLNGFALGAMLPLCWALNIEFVPKRYRASVITIIMVGFSLGGAVAGPLTVWMAPHYGWASVFALGGIATLLSSVLLFFTLPESVRFLVSKHKRPETVAQILKRLDPGIDLHPGDRYFLGDEIDIGHRPFRVGQLFIGKLKWITPMIWIGFGASSMAMYFLASWSPLVYQYAGFDRATASWVSSFASFSGAMAGLVLMRVVDTRGPYAVMIYPLLSLPFLLVLGIGELQGNAFIALSLVGAIFVKGSHYGITSIAGIFYPSAIRGNGAGWAASMGKIGSVCGPLLGAYVLNSGMPVVKSFAVLALCPAVLGVCAYVVAHIDRRSTVNTELVTTSQP from the coding sequence ATGATTCCGTCACGCGCAATTGATGTCGCCGCCTTGATTGAGGGGCGCAAACTGTCGAGTTTCAACTATCTGATCATCTGTGTGTCGGTGCTGATCACCTTCCTCGATGGCTTTGACTTGCTGATGCTCTCCCATACCGCCGCCTACATGGCCGAGGAGATTGGCCTGGATAAACTGCAATTGGGCAACATCTTTTCCATAGGTTTGTTCGGCATGATGTTGGGTGGATTCTTTTTCGGTTATCTGGGTGACCGGATCGGCCGTCGCCCAACCATCATCCTGTCCACCAGCGCCTTTGGCCTGATGACCTTGCTGTTCACCTTGGCCGATAGTTACGCCTCGCTGCTGATCTTGCGCTTTCTCAATGGCTTTGCCTTGGGCGCCATGTTGCCGCTTTGCTGGGCTTTGAATATCGAGTTTGTGCCCAAGCGCTACCGTGCAAGCGTGATCACCATCATCATGGTTGGCTTCAGCCTCGGCGGCGCGGTGGCCGGCCCCCTGACCGTGTGGATGGCTCCACACTACGGCTGGGCCAGCGTGTTTGCGCTGGGCGGCATCGCGACGTTGCTTTCCAGTGTACTGTTGTTTTTCACCCTGCCAGAATCGGTGCGATTTCTGGTGAGCAAGCACAAACGGCCCGAAACCGTGGCGCAGATCCTCAAGCGCCTGGATCCGGGCATCGATCTTCACCCCGGGGATCGCTATTTTCTTGGCGATGAAATCGACATTGGCCACCGACCATTCCGTGTCGGACAGTTGTTCATCGGCAAACTGAAATGGATCACGCCCATGATCTGGATTGGCTTCGGAGCAAGCTCCATGGCCATGTACTTCCTCGCTTCATGGAGCCCGCTGGTGTACCAGTACGCAGGCTTCGACCGGGCTACCGCGTCATGGGTGAGTTCCTTCGCCTCGTTCAGCGGAGCCATGGCGGGGCTTGTGTTGATGCGAGTGGTCGACACTCGGGGGCCCTACGCCGTAATGATATATCCCCTGTTATCGCTACCCTTTCTGCTGGTCCTGGGCATCGGCGAACTGCAAGGTAACGCCTTTATTGCACTGAGCCTGGTGGGCGCTATTTTCGTGAAGGGCAGCCACTACGGCATCACCAGTATCGCCGGGATTTTCTACCCCAGTGCCATTCGCGGCAACGGCGCCGGTTGGGCAGCATCAATGGGTAAGATCGGCTCTGTATGCGGGCCGTTACTCGGCGCCTATGTGCTCAACAGCGGCATGCCCGTGGTGAAGAGCTTCGCAGTACTGGCTCTGTGCCCTGCGGTACTTGGAGTGTGTGCCTATGTCGTGGCCCACATTGATCGGCGCTCAACCGTGAACACCGAGCTTGTGACCACGTCGCAACCCTAG